The Patescibacteria group bacterium genome contains a region encoding:
- a CDS encoding metal-sensing transcriptional repressor: MKTIEQRIENLIGQLRAVQKMLSTKKDCVQILIQVKAARGALNSLIAKILTENLVRCSSLRSAQKQKEFEKILTELSKL, translated from the coding sequence ATGAAAACAATTGAGCAAAGGATCGAAAACTTGATTGGTCAATTGAGGGCTGTCCAGAAAATGCTTTCTACTAAAAAAGATTGTGTTCAGATATTGATTCAAGTTAAGGCGGCACGCGGCGCACTCAATTCGCTCATTGCGAAAATTTTGACTGAAAACTTGGTGCGATGTAGTTCTTTGCGCTCGGCGCAAAAGCAAAAAGAGTTTGAAAAAATTTTGACCGAATTATCTAAATTGTAA